The Onychomys torridus chromosome 4, mOncTor1.1, whole genome shotgun sequence genome includes a window with the following:
- the LOC118582785 gene encoding olfactory receptor 5W2-like, whose product MDKENCSSLPEFLLLGITNNPEVKMLLFTMFVVVYLTNLLTNLGMITLIRMDPQLHTPMYFFLSHLSFSDLCYSTAVGPKMLVDLLSKDTSIPFLGCAMQFFTFCIFIDAECVLLAVMAFDRYKAISNPLLYSVDMSSRVCFQLLTGVYAVALADALVHTTLTFHLCFCGSNKINHFFCDIPPVLVLSCSDTQVNVLVIFTVFGFIELSTISGVLVSYCYIISSVLKINSASGRFKAFSTCTSHLTTVAIFQGTMLFMYFRPSSSYSLDQDKVTSLFYTLVIPMLNPLIYSLRNKDVKEALQRVKSKMCLK is encoded by the coding sequence ATGGACAAGGAGAACTGCTCCTCTTTGCCAGAATTCCTCCTCTTGGGAATTACCAATAACCCTGAGGTGAAAATGCTTCTGTTCACTATGTTTGTAGTTGTTTACCTCACTAATCTGCTGACAAATCTTGGAATGATCACATTGATCAGAATGGACCCCCAGCTTCACACAccaatgtacttcttcctcagccACCTCTCTTTCTCAGACCTCTGCTATTCCACTGCAGTTGGACCAAAGATGCTGGTGGACCTTCTGTCAAAGGACACATCTATTCCCTTTCTCGGCTGTGCTATGCAGTTCTTCACTTTCTGTATATTTATAGATGCTGAGTGTGTGCTGCTGGCAGTGATGGCCTTTGATCGATATAAGGCCATCAGCAACCCCCTACTGTATTCAGTAGACATGTCCAGCAGGGTATGTTTCCAATTATTGACTGGTGTTTATGCTGTGGCATTAGCAGATGCTTTGGTACACACAACACTGACATTCCATTTATGTTTCTGTGGATCTAACAAGATTAATCAtttcttctgtgatattcctCCAGTGTTAGTACTGTCTTGTTCAGATACACAGGTCAATGTGTTAGTCATATTCACCGTTTTTGGTTTTATTGAACTGAGCACCATTTCAGGAGTCCTTGTCTCCTATTGTTACATTATCTCATCAGTCTTGAAGATCAATTCTGCTTCTGGGAGATTCAAAGCTTTTTCCACCTGCACCTCACACTTGACTACAGTTGCAATTTTCCAAGGAACTATGCTTTTCATGTATTTCCGGCCAAGTTCTTCTTATTCCCTAGATCAAGATAAAGTGACTTCCCTTTTTTATACACTAGTAATTCCCATGCTGAACCCTCTAATTTATAGTTTGAGAAACAAAGATGTGAAAGAGGCACTCCaaagagtaaaaagtaaaatgtgtttaaaataa